A window from Ignavibacteriota bacterium encodes these proteins:
- a CDS encoding HEAT repeat domain-containing protein, whose protein sequence is MMMFHRHYRELLPLRAAGRLSAGDAAKLDRHLGSCAQCRKELDEIRHLQAIMAAVADDRSADPALAATRTHAANAFRDGGYAHGRRTRDRFPRTGLVPSGVAYAGIGLALLVTGFFGGKLAGQRMNAADQLAAGDPEIRVIQVVAPSQDGDSVMITYEQVRTVRLHGALDDPQISHVLARALISGENAGVRLRALEAVAATDQPSPQREIRAALMLALTSDPNVGVRRQALDALRRMPQDTGVRDVLLQVLLHDNNPGLRIAAINALDSLQTNVALTDETTRSSLRKLVAGEDNMYVQVKARSLLEGRIQ, encoded by the coding sequence ATGATGATGTTCCACAGACACTACCGGGAATTGCTCCCCCTGCGTGCTGCCGGCCGGCTGTCGGCAGGTGATGCCGCGAAACTCGACAGGCACCTGGGATCCTGCGCACAGTGCAGGAAGGAACTTGACGAGATCCGGCATTTGCAGGCGATCATGGCGGCTGTTGCGGACGATCGTTCCGCGGATCCGGCACTTGCCGCGACGCGTACACATGCTGCCAACGCGTTCCGTGACGGCGGGTACGCCCATGGCCGCCGGACGCGCGACCGCTTCCCGCGGACGGGCCTCGTGCCGTCAGGCGTCGCCTATGCGGGTATTGGACTTGCGTTGCTGGTGACAGGGTTCTTCGGCGGGAAGCTGGCCGGGCAGCGGATGAACGCAGCGGACCAGCTGGCGGCGGGTGATCCCGAGATCCGCGTCATACAGGTCGTCGCTCCGTCGCAGGACGGGGATTCGGTCATGATCACGTACGAGCAGGTGCGCACGGTGCGGCTGCACGGAGCGCTGGACGATCCACAAATATCGCATGTGCTTGCCCGGGCCCTCATCAGTGGCGAGAATGCCGGGGTGCGTTTGCGCGCACTGGAAGCTGTTGCTGCGACCGATCAACCATCACCGCAGCGGGAAATACGTGCGGCCCTGATGCTTGCCCTCACTTCTGACCCGAACGTTGGCGTGCGCCGGCAGGCCCTGGATGCACTCAGGCGCATGCCGCAGGATACCGGGGTCCGGGACGTCCTTCTTCAGGTCCTTCTGCACGACAACAATCCCGGACTCCGGATCGCCGCGATCAATGCCCTGGATTCGCTGCAAACCAATGTTGCACTGACGGATGAAACCACACGCTCCTCGCTGCGCAAACTTGTTGCGGGTGAAGACAATATGTATGTGCAGGTAAAAGCACGGTCACTTCTTGAAGGAAGGATACAATGA